CAACTCGTGGAAATAGGTCGTGCGATCCAGATCCGACTTGTGCTTGAGATCGGAGATAAAGGCCAGTTCCTTGGCGATCAGATGATCGTCGATTTCCATTTCCAGCTCTTCGTCCAGGCTGTCCTGCCATTCGGCTTCAACCCAGGTGCGGGCGCTGTCATCGCTCATCTGATTGTCCTTCTCAAATCCACCAAAAATGTGCGCCGACCGACGGCTCACACCAGACAACTGTCAATCTTGAGTCTGTAACCGTTTTTTGACAGTTCGGCACTTGTCCAATGACACACGGGATCATTTCAGCGGCAAAACAGCTTTTTGATTGAAAATGAATGATCGTTCATTTACTTTTCTTTCCGGGAGGAAGAATGCACGCAGATGAAGACATCATGCCAATGGCAGAACGCGATCCATCACCGCGCAAGGGATCGCGCACGGCGGCACGTGTGCGCGCGTCTGCGCTGAAGCTCTTCGCCCGCCATGGCTACGCAGCCGTCTCCATGCGCCAGATCGCGTCGGATGTCGGCGTCCAACCGGGCGCGCTCTACAACCATTTCCCGACCAAACAAGACATCCTCAAGGACCTGATGCTGTCGCACATGCGTGACCTTCTCGACACATGGACCGCTTTCTCAGACGAAGCAGGCGAGTCGGCAGATCCCCTCGATGTCTTTGTCCGCTTCCACATCCGCTATCACCTGCAGCGCCGGGAGGAAGTCTTCATTTCCTACATGGAGCTTCGTAACCTTGAGCCGGAAAACTTCGCCGAGGTTGAAGCAGAACGTCGCCGGTATGAGTCAATCCTGAAGGCAATTCTCGAAGACGGCCAAAAGAGCGGGACCTATCGCATTGCCGATACTGGCGTGGCCGCCCGCGCGATCATCGCGATGCTCACCGGCATTCCCAATTGGTACCGGGAAAACGGCCCTCTTTCGGCGGATAAAATCGAAGAAATCTACCTCGAAATGGTCCGCGGCAGCGTTGCCGCCACACTCCTGACCGCCAGTATCGAAAGCGACTGACATGACCGTCTTGAAATCAAACCTGTCATCGCGCAGCCCAGAGTTCTCAGCCAACCAGGCCGCTCATGAAGCTGCCATGGCAGAGATCCAGGCTGCCGCCGCTCGTGCTTTCGACGGCGGCGGCGAAAACGCCCGTCAGCGCCATGTTTCCCGCGGCAAGATCCTGCCGCGCGAGCGTGTCTCCCGCCTGCTTGATCCGGGCTCTCCGTTCCTGGAGATCGGCACCCTGGCCGCCCACGAGATGTATGACAACGCCGCTCCGGCCGCAGGCATGATCGCCGGCATCGGTCGCGTTGAAGGCCAGGAAGTCATGGTCATCGCCAATGACGCCACCGTCAAAGGCGGCACCTACTATCCGATGACAGTGAAGAAGCATTTGCGCGCCCAGGAGATCGCCGAGCAGAACAATCTGCCCTGCGTCTATCTGGTGGATTCAGGAGGCGCGAACCTGCCGAACCAGGATGAGGTTTTCCCCGATCGCGATCACTTTGGCCGCATCTTCTTCAATCAGGCAAACATGTCGTCGAAAGGCATTTCCCAGATTGCCGTGGTCATGGGGTCCTGCACCGCCGGTGGCGCCTATGTTCCGGCCATGTCCGACGAGACCATCATCGTCAAGAACCAGGGCACCATCTTCCTCGCAGGCCCGCCCCTTGTTAAGGCGGCAACCGGTGAAGAAGTCAGCGCCGAAGACCTGGGCGGTGGCGACGTTCACACGCGCCTGTCAGGCGTGGCCGATCATCTGGCCCGTGACGACGCCCACGCGCTCGCGCTCGCCCGCCGCTCCATCGCCAGCCTGAACCGCACCAAGCAGTTCCAGGTTGCCATGCAGACCTCGGAAGACCCGCTCTATGATCCCGAGGAAATCCTCGGCGTGGTTCCGGCCGATCTGAAGACACCTTATGACATTCGCGAGGTCATCGCCCGCACGGTAGACGGGTCCCGCTTCGACGAGTTCAAGGCACGTTACGGCACGACGCTGGTCTGCGGTTTTGCCCACATCCACGGCATTCCGGTCGGCATCATCGCCAACAACGGCGTGCTGTTCTCCGAAAGCGCCGTCAAGGGCGCCCATTTCGTCGAGCTCTGTTGCCAGCGTAAGGTGCCGCTGGTCTTCCTTCAAAACATCACCGGCTTCATGGTCGGACGGACCTATGAATCCGGCGGTATCGCCAAGGATGGCGCAAAGCTGGTGACAGCCGTTGCCACCGCGAAGGTGCCCAAGGT
This sequence is a window from Labrenzia sp. CE80. Protein-coding genes within it:
- a CDS encoding TetR/AcrR family transcriptional regulator, which translates into the protein MHADEDIMPMAERDPSPRKGSRTAARVRASALKLFARHGYAAVSMRQIASDVGVQPGALYNHFPTKQDILKDLMLSHMRDLLDTWTAFSDEAGESADPLDVFVRFHIRYHLQRREEVFISYMELRNLEPENFAEVEAERRRYESILKAILEDGQKSGTYRIADTGVAARAIIAMLTGIPNWYRENGPLSADKIEEIYLEMVRGSVAATLLTASIESD
- a CDS encoding carboxyl transferase domain-containing protein; translation: MTVLKSNLSSRSPEFSANQAAHEAAMAEIQAAAARAFDGGGENARQRHVSRGKILPRERVSRLLDPGSPFLEIGTLAAHEMYDNAAPAAGMIAGIGRVEGQEVMVIANDATVKGGTYYPMTVKKHLRAQEIAEQNNLPCVYLVDSGGANLPNQDEVFPDRDHFGRIFFNQANMSSKGISQIAVVMGSCTAGGAYVPAMSDETIIVKNQGTIFLAGPPLVKAATGEEVSAEDLGGGDVHTRLSGVADHLARDDAHALALARRSIASLNRTKQFQVAMQTSEDPLYDPEEILGVVPADLKTPYDIREVIARTVDGSRFDEFKARYGTTLVCGFAHIHGIPVGIIANNGVLFSESAVKGAHFVELCCQRKVPLVFLQNITGFMVGRTYESGGIAKDGAKLVTAVATAKVPKVTMLVGGSFGAGNYGMCGRAFDPRFLWTWPNSRISVMGGEQAAGVLATVRRDGIERKGGSWSQDEEQAFKQPIVDQFEQQGHPLYASARLWDDGIVDPRKTRDILGLSLSAALNAPIEDTRFGLFRM